A portion of the Punica granatum isolate Tunisia-2019 chromosome 7, ASM765513v2, whole genome shotgun sequence genome contains these proteins:
- the LOC116215736 gene encoding protein SPIRAL1-like 2, translating into MGRGVSAGGGQSSLGYLFGSGEAPKPPAVNAEAPAKQVPDTSSGPSQRSTATASPPSADVTKQIPAGIQGSQANNYFRADGQNCGNFITDRPSTKVHAAPGGGSSLGYLFGGGSN; encoded by the exons ATGGGCCGTGGAGTCAGTGCTGGTGGAGGTCAGAGTTCTCTGGGATACCTCTTCGGCAGTGGTGAAGCTCCGAAACCTCCTGCAGTTAATGCAGAGGCCCCTGCAAAGCAAGTGCCAGACACCAGCAGTGGACCTTCCCAGAGGTCTACAGCCACTGCCTCCCCGCCATCGGCAGATGTTACTAAGCAGATTCCAGCAGGAATTCAGGGGAGCCAGGCAAACAACTACTTCCGTGCCGATGGCCAGAACTGTGGAAACTTCATTACA GATCGGCCTTCGACTAAGGTTCATGCGGCCCCAGGTGGTGGCTCTTCCCTTGGATACCTGTTCGGTGGCGGCAGCAATTGA